One stretch of Halichoerus grypus chromosome 8, mHalGry1.hap1.1, whole genome shotgun sequence DNA includes these proteins:
- the LYSMD2 gene encoding lysM and putative peptidoglycan-binding domain-containing protein 2 isoform X2 produces MQMEQIKRANKLFTSDCIFLKKTLNIPIISEKALLFNGLNSIDSPENETVGSSFSQEEEPVAAGEDLSPPSPQESNVQPIQPEEVSARDFLQRLDLQIKLSTQAVKKLKEESRDEESPYATSLYHS; encoded by the exons atggaGCAGATTAAAAGGGCAAATAAACTGTTTACCAGTGACTGTATATTTCTGAAGAAAACTTTGAACATCCCAATTATATCAGAGAAGGCTCTGTTGTTTAATGGACTTAACTCAATAGATTCTCCAGAAAATGAAACTGTTGGTAGCAGTTTTTCTCAGGAAGAAGAGCCGGTAGCAGCTGGGGAAGACCTTTCTCCTCCCAGTCCTCAAGAATCCAATGTTCAGCCCATACAGCCTGAAGAAGTGTCAGCTAGAGATTTCCTGCAGAGACTAGACTTGCAGATTAAGTTGTCAACGCAGGCAGTCAAGAAACTAAAAGAAGAGAGCAG agatgaagaaagcCCCTATGCAACTTCCCTCTATCACAGTTAG
- the LYSMD2 gene encoding lysM and putative peptidoglycan-binding domain-containing protein 2 isoform X3, protein MEQIKRANKLFTSDCIFLKKTLNIPIISEKALLFNGLNSIDSPENETVGSSFSQEEEPVAAGEDLSPPSPQESNVQPIQPEEVSARDFLQRLDLQIKLSTQAVKKLKEESRDEESPYATSLYHS, encoded by the exons atggaGCAGATTAAAAGGGCAAATAAACTGTTTACCAGTGACTGTATATTTCTGAAGAAAACTTTGAACATCCCAATTATATCAGAGAAGGCTCTGTTGTTTAATGGACTTAACTCAATAGATTCTCCAGAAAATGAAACTGTTGGTAGCAGTTTTTCTCAGGAAGAAGAGCCGGTAGCAGCTGGGGAAGACCTTTCTCCTCCCAGTCCTCAAGAATCCAATGTTCAGCCCATACAGCCTGAAGAAGTGTCAGCTAGAGATTTCCTGCAGAGACTAGACTTGCAGATTAAGTTGTCAACGCAGGCAGTCAAGAAACTAAAAGAAGAGAGCAG agatgaagaaagcCCCTATGCAACTTCCCTCTATCACAGTTAG